One genomic window of Gammaproteobacteria bacterium includes the following:
- a CDS encoding DUF3301 domain-containing protein, translating to MDVLSLLALIGGLVWLWWDSARAREQTVLRCQRLCNELNVQLLDQTAGLVRLSLGRGLAGHVQLRRRYGFEYSIDGTDRWRGTATLLGQHVEGIHLDHPDGPIIVSNGIVKSGATPDDQYR from the coding sequence GTGGACGTTTTGTCACTGCTGGCGCTGATCGGTGGTCTGGTCTGGTTGTGGTGGGACAGCGCCAGGGCGCGCGAACAAACAGTGCTGCGCTGCCAGCGACTCTGCAACGAATTGAACGTACAGCTTCTGGATCAGACCGCGGGGCTGGTGCGACTCTCACTGGGCCGCGGCCTGGCCGGCCACGTGCAGTTAAGGCGCCGGTACGGTTTCGAATACAGCATCGATGGCACCGATCGCTGGCGAGGCACCGCGACATTGCTCGGGCAACACGTCGAGGGCATCCATCTGGACCATCCGGATGGCCCCATCATCGTCAGCAACGGTATTGTCAAAAGCGGCGCTACACCCGACGATCAATATCGCTAG